The Gossypium arboreum isolate Shixiya-1 chromosome 6, ASM2569848v2, whole genome shotgun sequence DNA window acgcaaatatgatgttgcgatccaacagtggaatttcatacttcaaatacgccattaccgtgatcgagatgaacaacctGAAAGCTCTGATATCAAttagtgaaaaataaaataaaataaaataaagaacacacagattttttacgtggaaaccttttcgggaaaataccatgggcagaggagaagaaaattcactatgtcgaattcgaattaattacaagaggaatagactatgtctatttataggcttgtaaagccatattctagtaagactgaaacaccttattctaatcaatatcaaatagatagaatttaataaggtttaaaaaatcttattctaaaataaaataaaagaagtgtatttctatatggattcttcttttattttattttaccacagtattttatttaaataaggattcgggtcacttaattctaacaaaatcTTAATTGATATTTTAGTCTTTCCTAATTTAATTTAACCTTTGATAAATATTGTGAAATGTGCCAGAATTTTAGAGACTGAAAAGGAACATACTTTTATAGGATGCAACAAATTGTGATAGAATTTTGGGACAGTCTAAAATTATGACAGAATTTAGTGACAGGAGCAATGACAAAAATAAAACTTCAGTGACAGAATATGGTGTGATTAAAAAATTATAGTGATGGAAAATGTGAAAATTTGTGACGGAATTTTCATCACAGATTTAGTGATGGATTCTATAAAATTTTGCGACGGGTCTTATTAGTGAGGAGGTATATGCGATAGAAAACCCCGTCACAAGTTTTGTCACAAAGTGTAAGTAATGAAGGGATATATGGGATAGAAAAATACAtgaattaaatcaaaatcaaaatcaaaataaagtaattaattaattaattaagttacaATTAATGCGAAATATATTATTTATCAATTATTTTCTAAACATTATTTATCAATCATTTTCTAAGCAAACTTTAGAAGatattaatttcataaaataaattaaataaataaaaatttaatttcaagATTTCAAAACAATGCGGAAGTGAAGGATTTAATGGTAGTTTTCGTAGCCTGAAGTTCAAAAATCGAATGAAATTAAAACCCACAAGGACCAATGGGGCAATTTCAAAATGCCAAACCCTtgaaaatcaactaaaatatgcGAGGGGATTTAATAGTAATTTTCCAATCCCCGCACtataaaaaccctcaaaatccATTTTCCCCTTCAAATTCCTTCTCTCTCAAAAATttcattatataataaaataattttcattatatttttattttaaaataaaataatttcaatttaatctaatTAATAAGTTTACTATTATATAATAACTTGATAAACATATTTTATTATCATAATTAATACGATTAATTAAAATAAGATATTTCGTAAATAATAAGTaatacaaaatatttttataaactttttattttattaatttataattttcataattattaaattataatttaatataaatataattttaacaatttattttatatatatgttttatttaatgtCTTTATTGgtaatttatttttttactatACTTTGTCTTCGTCTTATCGTTATTACAGTGATTAAATCTAAACCTACTATTTATTGTTATAGTATCTAATCTGACCATTATAGTAATTAATCGTACTTGATGTTTTTAATCTCATCAGAAATAATTTTATCCATGATTCAAaggaaatattaattttattattataataattaattttatggtGACCGATACTTTTAATATTTCCGAAGTGCATAGGGAAGTAGAAAAGATGAAAAAGCACCAGGAAATGAACAAAGTTCTGGATAACCTTTCCGAGTTGAACTTTTCTTTTTCAAAGTTTAAACAGTTTTGGTTCCATAATTTGAAAACTATTGTcaaaagaagtataaaagaacCGATAAAGTTGAATGTGAACAACATTGGTCTGTCTTTTCCTCAATAACCATGAAGACTTTTGACTGAATGAAACGTGGATTCATGAATTACCATATATTTTTTTGCTTCAACTTAAAATCAATATCAATTTTCTTCTCTATTTTTTCTCTCTCAGTATTTTCTCTCTTATCTGTATATCTATGGGAATTTTTTATCTGTTAATCagtttataattatatatatatattccccaATATGAGCTTTGCTTTCCACTTCATGCATGACAAGATATATTGGTTTTATATTTATGTTGTTTCCTTGCATCATGGCTCAATAACAAATATTGCATCATTTTTGAAAACAAAGTAACTGTTAATTAGAACCCAACATTTTTCTTAGATCTGATGGTGTGATTATTGctttaaaggaaaaaaataataataagagcaTGTGGATAGTGTCCATCATAAATTATTGGGGATAATGATCGACGTAGTTCGCGTTCCCATGATTCAACAACCCAACACAAGAGATCCCCATAATTCCACTGTCCCATAAAAAAAACACAGAGGAAAACTGTCTAAAAAAGCCGTGTCAGATTGCCATAAATAATTCAATCATATAAAAATCACAGTGCCACCCTATTGAAGCAGTATAAATAGGCATGTGATCCTCTCGGTAGCCATCGATCCCTTCTTCCTTTGTCTTTTATCAACATGGGTTTTGGGCTGAGAGTTGTTGTTTACTTTGCTTTCGCCTTTGTTTCAACTATTTCATCACTGAATCCGGTCATAGGTGAAAGACATTGGCGATGGCGTGACGATGAGGGATCGAGTTCCCTGCCAAAACATGATGATCTCGTTACCAACTTGCCTGGCCAGCCACCTGTAGATTTCCGCCATTACGCTGGCTTTGTCACTGTGAATGAACTCAATGGAAGAGCACTTTTTTATTGGTTCTATGAGGCAATGTCTCGCCCTGACCAAAAACCATTGGTGCTTTGGCTTAATGGAGGTAAAGACTAATAATGGCTTAAATTATCTTGAAACTCATGAAATTTGCATCTTGGTACTATCAAATGGTTACATATTGGTTTGTAAAACCTttttagattcaaatctttccaCAAATATATTGCTTGGACCCTTCATTTTACTTGGAAGTATTTGTGTTTGACAAAGATATATGAAGATATGACCTATGAAGACctataaatacaaaaaaaaaacttaaaaattattaaCCATATCAATATTAGATACATATCTATATCCAATATTCATACTCAAATCTGAATAACAAGAGAAAAaactaccataaaattttcataattgccACATGTCGGAGATGATGGATATAATAAGCCTCATTTCCAGattgtttatttgtttttattgatTATATGTTCTACAATAGGCTGACAAAGTAGTTTTTGTTTCAGGTCCTGGGTGCTCTTCTGTGGGATATGGAGCCACGCAAGAGATTGGTCCTTTCATAGTGGACACTGATGGGCGTGGAATTAAATTTAATAACTTCTCATGGAATCAAGGTATAAAGTTCAGAATATTTATAGTTTTGTCGCAACTTGTATATTTTTAAAGACgcaattatgttttttttatttattcatttcttACATGTGAGAACCAATTACaagtatatatttaaaatttttagtatttTCATGTCTTTGGAATATcttaaaatgttattttatattaaaaatgagAATGAAAGTAACAAAGCATCTTCATATTCATTGTCGTCaccatcaacatcatcattaaaATATCTGTCATCATCATTAAAATATCTGTTATTGCATGAAAGAAAATTCATATAAAATCAATTCACCTACTTTTTGGGTTGCTATCAACTCTGTATATGCTGCTCTCTCCATATTCCAATATACCATTGTTAAGATAATTTTTTAATGTCTTTGCTGATGCAGAAGCCAATATGTTATTCCTTGAATCTCCAATTGGAGTTGGATTTTCCTACTCAAACACTTCTACCGATTATGATAATCTAGGAGATGAGTTTACTGGTGTGTTTAACACAAATTTACACTTGTAAATTTCATAACAATGATAGGagctttataattattataagatTATCAGAAGATTATTCTTGTAGCTAATTTCTGCTTTTTTCTACTAATACCAGCAAATGATGCATACACTTTCCTGCATAAGTGGTTCATGAAGTTTCCATCATACAGAACAAGAACTTTTTATATCGCTGGTGAAAGCTATGCAGGTATTCCCTCTTTAACAATTACATTTGCCTTCATCTCAAGAGATTGACTGTtgattgacttttttttttttttacgaagGAAAATATGTGCCAGAGTTGGCTGAACTTATTTATGACAACAACAAGGACCCTTCACTTCATATTAATCTCAATGGTATTTTGGTACGTTCATATTTTTAATCTGGTCCAATATTTTTCCCCCACTTGGCTATTTTGTTTTGAGAGGGCTGAAATTTGGACAGTTGGGAAATCCTGAAACATATGACGCTGAGGATTGGAGAGGTATGGTGGATTATGCATGGAGCCATGCAGTGGTATCTGATGAAACTCACAAAACCATCACTGAAACCTGTGATTTTAAGAGCAATGATACATGGAGCAATGAAGATTGTAGTGAAGCTGTTGATGAAGTGCTCAAACAGTACAAGGAGATTGATATCTTCAGCCTATACACCCCCCTGTGTATTGCTGATACTGCAAGTTCGGATGACAAATCATTACTCCAAGTCATGACGAAGCGAAAATCCAATATGGTGATCACATGAATGTTTCATTTCTATAACTTACATTCCCCTTTATTCAATATTTATGGTGGTTTCATGGATTATTTTTTCCCTTACCAGATGCCAAGGATTTTGGGTGGTTTTGATCCATGCCTTGATGGCTACGCAAATGCTTTCTACAATAAATTGGATGTTCAAAAAGCTATCCACGTTAGTGATGGTCACCATCTTAGGAACTGGAGTATTTGCAAGTAACGTATAATGTGATGATGATTCTTTAGAACGGGTTTGTGGTTTTGTTAATGTCTAACTGAATATTGACATTGCCTTTGTATACTGCAGTCTAAATATATTTGATGGTTGGGCAGATTCAAAGCCATCAGTACTGCCCATATACCAAAAGCTTATTGCAGGAGGAGTTAGAATTTGGGTTTACAGGTAATGAAACTCCCCATGATTGTAATAGTTTTGTAGAGTCGACTGTTGATTGTGTGTCTGATGTTAACGGTTTAGTGGAGACACGGACGGAAGAGTTCCTGTTCTGTCCACACGATACAGCATAAGTGCTTTGGGATTGCCCGTCACCAAGGCATGGAGACCATGGTACCATGAGAAACAGGTCAGCGGTTGGTTTCAAGAATACGAAGGACTTACGTTCGCAACATTTAGGGGAGCTGGGCATGCAGTGCCATGCTTCAAACCCAGCAGTTCACTGGCTTTCTTCTCTGCTTTTCTCCAAGGGGAATCCCCGACTTCCTCCCGGTGAAGTCTGTTGGATGATTTTTAGCTGAAATCAGTAATTAAAATTAGAGAAGAATAACAATAAAAGCAAGGCCTAGGTGTCAACTAAAAGGAACTTGTCAATTTATGAAAAGCTATTACTATTGGactgtaataaaattaaaaaaaaaaaaaaaggcaaatgaAAAAGAATTCCTATTTCTGATGTTTGTGGTACCAGATGTAAGGCATTCCTTTATTTTTGCTTTAATAATTAATAGAGGCTGTCCCTTCTTCTCTTAGTATTATATCATGAAAATTATCAATTGCagtcaaattactattttctaACATTTTCTTAACCGGGGTTTTATTTAATCACGTGATTACCAAAtccaaaatgttaaaaaaaaaaaaaaaaaaaacaattaaagaAAGTCGTAGCAATGGGCTTCGGCCCATGAAATCTGGTAAACCCATGAGCCACATTAATTTTGCTACCAATTGAGTGGGCTCTCAACGAatcaaaattaaaagttaaaagccTAAAAGCACTTAATTAGGTTATTTGctacaaaatttatgattaacaAAGTAAagattgttataaaataaaaaagaaagaaagtaaagAACAAAGTGAATGGGAGGATAAAGATAGAGCGTATTTTATTTATCAATGAAAATGTTTTCTAATATTTCATAATGTTTCTCCAAAGTCTATATATATAGCTagaagaagtataaatgaagtgGAAATCTAAttctaatgactattagaatttaaagtacaccaAAACTTATCTTGATTATGATGGACATCTCCTTAAGAGTACAACGCGTATTTACTCTCCTTTATGAAAACATCATATAATATCTCATATTTTATTGATTCAACTTGAATACTAACTTTTCAAATAACTATGTATTTACTAAGCGTTTATATCACCATTCCTTTGAAAGTCATGAGTGAGGAAAAATtttggggaaatatattttgatctcttcaggagtttcaataataatcataataaactTTAATTATGATCCctctataaaaatataaataggtattttggatcattttataattctctttcaactactattgactaagtcaaatttaccacatatgttcaattatttcaattcatataaatgaacaatttccagataatttcaatatgcttctagcattctaaacccttcaaggattttaatataaactttactatatggTTATttataaaaggttgtaacaacaactattagacgcaagttaaatcttttatgaatcgttagtttaataataatctaaaggttattgcatccaccacaaaagagtattatatcttttcataatcaatgccaggacttagcaaaaacttcatattttattccGTTTTGCAAAActaaacttcatattttattccgttttgcaaaactacttcatttgcaccctcactggctttatacctttagatatttggactactggtcTAAAAATTCCataaatttaattgtacttgagttgcgtctttctattttgacAAATTTACTCCAtgtctatatttctcaatagatttattcaagatcctccttttatttcattatttcaacaataatattgcatgcaagaCCATTATTGACCACTTTTATCATCGGTTCGacattttctcaaattgacaTAACTTGTCGAGatctattattttcactattttaatcttcagtttcaggtacctgaatctcatttggagttttacttattagttatttCTTGGATCTTTCTGGAGCACCCGCCTTTACTATATAACcatctaaatttattattttcttttatgagaattttcatatttggaaCTTGTAATAAGTTATCATTGTTGAACTTCTGATTCAAATTATCCTCCCccttaactcattacaagttattatttctctccctCTAATGTTGGAAAAACTATcaaaagttattatttctctccctctaatgttgggaaaactatcaaattaaaatagtaataaaaaatcATGTCACAATTGAACctgcaatacatttaaaacatataaaaatacaaGGAGAttcgtaattaatatatattcccaagTTTCTTTGAGTATTCACTCATCTTTGTTAtagtggagcaattggaacatatatgcacatacaaaaattcaaagatgagaaatatttagctcttaactaaaaatcaattataatGGGgtgtatttataacttattggcttgatgcatACAACacataaatcaacataatctcatgttgaaatcggaagtttagttctcataagtaatggtttagacatTAAGTAGAGgcgttcaatcaataatttctctaaaccattatgtgcataaataacaatttttttacaaaagttattcaaactcaatcaataaatgactgagatataaactcatcagtattagcaagatgaattgtcttaattgtatgatctgaaattaattatttaaacaagaaATCTTACAAACAAAAGTTTGCAAGTTGATAACACAtctgattattttgtagatgcatctaccaaaatcatataatatcaaaatcgtCCACATTATGGCTGAATGGGCCCATAATCATTTTAGAAAtgtaagacattaaatctcaactttagctagtagGTTTCTAACAaacaattttcattgagaacaagcaaaaaatgagaattctttaaattaaagaatcttctggttctttaatgaatgtccatatgaattctcaattaatttttgcatcatatatgatccaggaAAGTCTAACTGGTCATGCTAAGTAGTAATGtatttgtattagtaaacttctaGTTTACTTTAATATCCATTTCAGTtatactaaattgtaacaaatagaTACTTTTATTATCATTCATTTTACTTTATATCCACATATAAGTCTTGTTGTGATATTTACTtctgaaaaatatataaataaatgtgaagtctataatgccactaagtcaataaatataatttccaaataattatatACAATATTCGCTTCAGGTAATATGTCAAAAACTTCAAATGCAGGGCATTTGTCTCTAGTGGTATGATTCTCACTTCGGGTGCGAGAGGTACCGAGTTCgattcaaaatacttttaaaacccTTTTAACAAGAGTTTTGCATAATCagttaactatcaagaataacaGCCAGTGTCATGTATAGAAATAAGCCTAtattaaatatatcaataaaagtcatatctcaaacataaaaatatgacACAATGAAAAACTAACAATTTTTTTCATAACTATCATCATaaacatgtatgaaatttgattcAAAATCCAACCATTCATGCTCATAGACCTTTTCATTTACAATTGCTCATGTCATTTctctaaataattaaaaatggaataatatatataaaacatatgaaTTACTACTTTTAATGATTCTTTGAACTAAATCAAATCCAAATAACCATAAAATCATTGGTTTATTAAcacaaatttgcatactagatatgttttaatcaaatatattatttaattataaaacctactatggcaacataaataaattagttaatattcattttcatgAACAAATGAGATGCTTAAAACaatattgtaacatcctgaaaaaTTTGTTTCTGCTTCTGTAAATATCTGACACAAATGAGTGTTTGccttagtggttaagtgttctaggtgtgtgtgtgtgtgaggtcttaggtttaagtttcatttttgtcaattttgttatttttctaatcCTAGCCCTGATCTTGTTAATTGGgtttttataaaattgtttggTAATCTATATTAGAATGGGCTTGTTGGTCTGGTGGTTGAGTGAGTGTTAGTGTACCTTTGGGTTTTATGTTCGACTCTCTGTTTGCTATGTCATTTGATAGAGAGTTCAGGTGGAGTTGGGATGCTGAGAAAGTTGTGAGTAGTGGGATTGTGGGaggaaattaagggatttgtgGGATATccttcataatttattttatttttatcttttttgaaATATTTTCTCTTTCTTCCCTAAAAGTTCTCTGACGTTCTTCAAGCTTTCTCtattatttctaacatttttcttcttttcagcaaatctttgtttcatttttacTCTTTAATTCTGTTGGTGAATCTATTGTCATATCGTCTTTTTAGTTTTGTCAGTTCTCTGATCGGTTGGTAAGTATGCTCGTCATACATTTAACTTTTGGTTGGGATTTTACCAATGGTAATCTGTAGTGACTGAGTGGTGGTAATTTGTGTTTAGGAACAGATTGTAGAGCAGGGAATTGCACTTAGACGGTATAGTATGCATAAAGAATTGTCTATCAACAGTGGTAAGTCGATACCATGTTGATTCTTTTGTCGAATTCAACAATCAATCTGCTAAATCATTGTTGGGTATTCTGTTTTTAGCTTTTGAAAGGCTCAGGATTATTTTTGCAACGAATCGATACCAAGTGTGTTTCCAAAATGCAAAAAATAAAGTTTCAGAGAAAAACGAAACTGCTTACTGTCGATGCCACATGGGTTTGTGGCCAGCTGTGTGGatggccgtgtgcgacacacggccgtgtaatcgATGAAGGCATGGCCGTGCGCAAGA harbors:
- the LOC108485744 gene encoding serine carboxypeptidase-like 31, with protein sequence MGFGLRVVVYFAFAFVSTISSLNPVIGERHWRWRDDEGSSSLPKHDDLVTNLPGQPPVDFRHYAGFVTVNELNGRALFYWFYEAMSRPDQKPLVLWLNGGPGCSSVGYGATQEIGPFIVDTDGRGIKFNNFSWNQEANMLFLESPIGVGFSYSNTSTDYDNLGDEFTANDAYTFLHKWFMKFPSYRTRTFYIAGESYAGKYVPELAELIYDNNKDPSLHINLNGILLGNPETYDAEDWRGMVDYAWSHAVVSDETHKTITETCDFKSNDTWSNEDCSEAVDEVLKQYKEIDIFSLYTPLCIADTASSDDKSLLQVMTKRKSNMMPRILGGFDPCLDGYANAFYNKLDVQKAIHVSDGHHLRNWSICNLNIFDGWADSKPSVLPIYQKLIAGGVRIWVYSGDTDGRVPVLSTRYSISALGLPVTKAWRPWYHEKQVSGWFQEYEGLTFATFRGAGHAVPCFKPSSSLAFFSAFLQGESPTSSR